Proteins from a genomic interval of Polyodon spathula isolate WHYD16114869_AA chromosome 1, ASM1765450v1, whole genome shotgun sequence:
- the LOC121322378 gene encoding methionine aminopeptidase 1-like isoform X2: MATLETRECETDNCSSEAKLQCPTCIKLGIQGSYFCSQECFKGSWGTHKLLHKKAKDKTNQDSSKGIENDVNTDPWPGYRFTGKLRPCYPLTPMRPVPSYIQRPDYADHPLGMSESEQSLKGTSQIKILSSEDIEGMRVVCKLAREVLDVASLMIKPGITTEEIDHAVHLACTARNCYPSPLNYYNFPKSCCTSVNEVICHGIPDSRSLQDGDILNVDITVYRNGYHGDLNETFFVGEVDEAAKKLVQTTFECLMQSIDSVKPGVRYRELGNIIQKHAQANGFSVVRSYCGHGIHKLFHTAPNVPHYAKNKAVGVIKPGHVFTIEPMICEGGWQDETWPDGWTAVTRDGKRSAQFEHTLLVTDTGCEILTRRLEDSGRPHYMSQM; encoded by the exons ATGGCGACTTTAGAAACAAGGGAGTGTGAGACTGATAACTGTAGCAGTGAGGCGAAACTGCAATGTCCAACCTGCATCAAACTGGGGATCCAGGGTTCCTACTTCTGTTCACAG GAATGTTTTAAAGGGAGCTGGGGTACCCACAAGCTGCTTCACAAAAAAGCAA AAGATAAGACGAATCAGGATTCAAGCAAAGGTATAGAGAATGATGTCAATACAGACCCCTGGCCTGGCTATCGGTTTACAGGCAAACTGCGGCCCTGCTATCCACTG ACTCCTATGAGGCCTGTACCGAGCTATATACAGAGACCTGATTACGCTGATCATCCATTAG GAATGTCAGAGTCAGAGCAATCCCTAAAGGGCACCTCCCAAATTAAAATCCTTTCTTCAGAAGATATAGAAGGAATGAGGGTGGTGTGCAag CTTGCTAGGGAAGTACTGGATGTAGCCTCTTTGATGATAAAGCCAGGGATTACtactgaagagattgatcatgctGTGCATCTG GCTTGTACTGCTAGAAACTGCTATCCTTCTCCACTAAATTATTACAACTTTCCCAAGTCCTGCTGTACGTCAGTAAACGAAGTGATCTGCCATGGAATTCCAGACAGCAGATCCCTGCAAGATGGAGATATTTTAAATG TGGATATAACTGTGTATCGCAATGGGTACCATGGGGATCTTAACGAGACCTTCTTTGTTGGAGAAGTGGATGAGGCAGCCAAGAAATTAGTGCAGACTACTTTTGAATGCCTAATGCAATCCATTGATTCAG taaaGCCAGGTGTTCGTTACAGGGAGCTGGGTAACATAATCCAGAAACATGCACAAGCCAATGGGTTTTCTGTAGTACGAAGCTACTGTGGACACGGTATTCATAAACTTTTCCACACTGCACCAAATGTGCCACATTATGCTA AAAACAAGGCTGTCGGCGTGATTAAGCCAGGGCACGTGTTCACCATAGAGCCAATGATTTGTGAAG GTGGTTGGCAGGATGAGACCTGGCCGGACGGCTGGACTGCAGTGACCCGTGATGGGAAGCGGTCTGCCCAGTTTGAGCACACTCTACTGGTGACTGACACTGGCTGCGAGATCCTTACTCGACGCTTGGAAGACAGCGGCCGCCCCCATTACATGTCACAGATGTAG
- the LOC121322378 gene encoding methionine aminopeptidase 1-like isoform X1, which translates to MATLETRECETDNCSSEAKLQCPTCIKLGIQGSYFCSQECFKGSWGTHKLLHKKAKDKTNQDSSKGIENDVNTDPWPGYRFTGKLRPCYPLTPMRPVPSYIQRPDYADHPLAAEVGLMAGMSESEQSLKGTSQIKILSSEDIEGMRVVCKLAREVLDVASLMIKPGITTEEIDHAVHLACTARNCYPSPLNYYNFPKSCCTSVNEVICHGIPDSRSLQDGDILNVDITVYRNGYHGDLNETFFVGEVDEAAKKLVQTTFECLMQSIDSVKPGVRYRELGNIIQKHAQANGFSVVRSYCGHGIHKLFHTAPNVPHYAKNKAVGVIKPGHVFTIEPMICEGGWQDETWPDGWTAVTRDGKRSAQFEHTLLVTDTGCEILTRRLEDSGRPHYMSQM; encoded by the exons ATGGCGACTTTAGAAACAAGGGAGTGTGAGACTGATAACTGTAGCAGTGAGGCGAAACTGCAATGTCCAACCTGCATCAAACTGGGGATCCAGGGTTCCTACTTCTGTTCACAG GAATGTTTTAAAGGGAGCTGGGGTACCCACAAGCTGCTTCACAAAAAAGCAA AAGATAAGACGAATCAGGATTCAAGCAAAGGTATAGAGAATGATGTCAATACAGACCCCTGGCCTGGCTATCGGTTTACAGGCAAACTGCGGCCCTGCTATCCACTG ACTCCTATGAGGCCTGTACCGAGCTATATACAGAGACCTGATTACGCTGATCATCCATTAG CTGCGGAAGTGGGTCTCATGGCAG GAATGTCAGAGTCAGAGCAATCCCTAAAGGGCACCTCCCAAATTAAAATCCTTTCTTCAGAAGATATAGAAGGAATGAGGGTGGTGTGCAag CTTGCTAGGGAAGTACTGGATGTAGCCTCTTTGATGATAAAGCCAGGGATTACtactgaagagattgatcatgctGTGCATCTG GCTTGTACTGCTAGAAACTGCTATCCTTCTCCACTAAATTATTACAACTTTCCCAAGTCCTGCTGTACGTCAGTAAACGAAGTGATCTGCCATGGAATTCCAGACAGCAGATCCCTGCAAGATGGAGATATTTTAAATG TGGATATAACTGTGTATCGCAATGGGTACCATGGGGATCTTAACGAGACCTTCTTTGTTGGAGAAGTGGATGAGGCAGCCAAGAAATTAGTGCAGACTACTTTTGAATGCCTAATGCAATCCATTGATTCAG taaaGCCAGGTGTTCGTTACAGGGAGCTGGGTAACATAATCCAGAAACATGCACAAGCCAATGGGTTTTCTGTAGTACGAAGCTACTGTGGACACGGTATTCATAAACTTTTCCACACTGCACCAAATGTGCCACATTATGCTA AAAACAAGGCTGTCGGCGTGATTAAGCCAGGGCACGTGTTCACCATAGAGCCAATGATTTGTGAAG GTGGTTGGCAGGATGAGACCTGGCCGGACGGCTGGACTGCAGTGACCCGTGATGGGAAGCGGTCTGCCCAGTTTGAGCACACTCTACTGGTGACTGACACTGGCTGCGAGATCCTTACTCGACGCTTGGAAGACAGCGGCCGCCCCCATTACATGTCACAGATGTAG